From Impatiens glandulifera chromosome 7, dImpGla2.1, whole genome shotgun sequence:
AAAGGACTAATAAGTCTCTTAACCTTATAAAAGGTACAGATCAACTGAAAGTTATTATAAGAGGCACATATTTCAATAGTTGACTAATGCGATTCAAACCTAATAGAACCTTTGACCTAATTACCTGTTGAATAACTGACTGAATGTTGTTTGCAGGGCGTTCCAGCCAGTGTCCAGATATTCCCTTCTGGAAATTCTGGAAGTCAACCAGTTGCTCGTCGGAGCTTCTTCCGATGCTCGTCAATACAACTGATTTGGAACACTGGTTCAACTGGGCTTCTTGTTGTGGTCCAGTCAGATGTTGACAAAACCAATCAAAATTATTATGGTGAAACAAAACTAAACTACTTGACAACTGATGGCGCTCATGAAGGAATTGTGCCTCTTCGTATGTTTTGTTATCATATTATTAGAGACTTTCCTATTTCAGAAACCCGATATGTGCAGTTGGTGGATATATTACTAGCAAACTTTAATGGCTGAAGGTCTTGACAGGTAAAGAAGGGCCTGTCCATGATGTTCAGTGGTCAAATTCTGGTAACGAATTTGCTGTTGTTTATGGATGTATCCTTCTATCATTATAGCTTAAATTGTGATATTTTTGTCTTGTTGTCAATCATCTCTACTTTGATATGCAATTTGTCACTGATCCTTAACAAAGCTTAGCGTTGCCTGATGCTGCTGCTACATTATTTGACAAGAAGTGCAAGCCTCTACTTGAGCTAGGAACAGGACCTTACAATACTATTAGAATGAATCCGAAAGGGAAGTGTATCCTTATTTTTccgtttatttatttatttataaatctgGATGTAGAACAAATGGATGTTGCATTATCATAGGGTGCAAAATGCAGCTTTACAATATTTTCTGAAATTAGTCTCTATgatgttcaatagagtgtttCTCTATTATgtgattgattttttaatagTCTCTATGATGTTCAATAAGTTAATTGTTAACCTTAATAATGTTGGCCAGTTTTATGTTTGGCTGGGTTTGGAAACTTGCCTGGTTATATGGTAAgtcaattatattttatggaaTTGTGTTGCTTGTGTACTAGTGTTTCCTTATTCTTGAGGTTAATTTGAGTTAATCATGAAAGTTGTGTTTGGTTCCAAATAACATTATGTTgtttcataataataatgtatttttaaggCCTTTTGGGACtatgaagagaaaaagaaacTTCTGGATACAAAGGCGGAATTATCAGTAACGAGTGAATGGTCACCGGATGGGCTTTATTTTATGACTGCTACTACTGCTCCTAGACTACAAGTTGACAATGGGTATGTATAGAATCTTTCTTCCccgtgtttttttttctttccctttttGCCCTCATCCTGCAAATCTTACATGATAAGATTGTTTCCAGGATTAAGATCTTTCACCATAATGGATCATTGTTCTTCAAGAAGATGTTTGACAAATTGTATCAGGTGAGTTGTTTTGATCTATTGTTGTCCGTCTGTCTGTATTGGTAATTCTTGAAAAGTCGAAACAATTCACAATCCTCCTGTCGAAAATTTTGAGTAGGTTGAGTGGAAACCAGAATCTCCAGACAGGTTTGGTGAAATTGCGGAACTGGTGAAGTCCTTTGAATCTTTGAAAACGGAAGAAACAAAGAGTCaaggtttgtttgtttttatcaaaCCTAAATACTGAATAATTTTGAGAATAAATGTCTCTAAAACAGTTAAGAGTGATCCTCAGGAGGACAAGCTTCGAAAGGCGGTTCCTCCATAAAAAAGGCTGTTGCTGCTACAACCACCACGGTACAGAAGCCTGCTGCTTATCGTCCCCCTCATGCTAAACTGTTAGATGCTGTTCAATCTGAGGTATTATGTAAAAACTAATTTGTCAAATGCTATCATCGAGttttcatctattattattaatgtggGTGTTTGCTTTCTTGCTTGCTTGGTTTCGACGAATACACAGTTATTTGGAGTTGGTCCGTCACAGTAAGTAAAATTATTCTCATATTGCCCAACTTTTTGTATGTCGATTTGAATTTCATCAATTGATTATTCTGATAATGCAATGGTGATCATTTAGGGAAATGAGCAAGACTGCATTGAGAAATaagaagaaaagagagaagCAAAAAGAGAAGAAGGCTGCTGAGGGGTCTGCTCCATGATATGGCCTTGGTTTGAAGTTTTGGGACTCTACTTTCTTTTTTCACATACTTTTACTGATTTGATGTTCTTTTCTCAAGCATGATTTAATTTTGATGTCTTCTTTTATGGGGATTAGGTATGAatactaaataaaatgtttgtaattttttaagtaattgTGATATTTCAATCATTTATGAGCATTTTTTAAGTAGCTAGTTATGAAGTTTAGTCTTTAGTGtgatatttttgatttatcagtattaattaaaaaaattattttgttttgtttgaatttagaAAGTTTAGTCATAACCTTTCATTATAACTTAATAACTTAAGTGAAATCAAATCATTGATACTCCGTATTAtgattagttataaaatataaatgagaaaacaatttgtttttaattttatcattgtGAATTTAATGTTGGAATGAAGTTGTTTTTTATTTCCTCCAGATTAATTTGTTCAATTATGATAGTTTGTATTAAGATTGAGCAAAGAATAGTTCAATTAGTTATAgataatataagtttattttatatatttaaatgaaaattatgttaaataataataaattaaaatattaagtttattttataatataatattaatattatcacaatttatcttattttatattatactttCAATATATTAGATtcattatatatgaatttttaaagacattagagtttaaaaataaacatcaaagaaacattttaaaaatatttttgtaaaaatatactaaaaatatttaaaatgtattttctaatttttagggatttttagaaaataatttggagtcaaaattataaaaataattttggatttttaaaagtggaaccaaacaaacCTTATGACCGGAGTCCTAAGGTCCGGGTTCGATTTTATTGGTCGGGGTCCGGAGACCCTCGGCATGGGCTTGGGAGCTCTCGGTCAAGGTTCTAAGGACGCTCGATCCTTAGCTGATCTTACTAGTCTAGGTTTTAAAAACATATCGGGCATAGACTAGCATGGGGCTAGGTTTCTCAAGCATGGACCTGGGAGCTCTAGGTCCTAGGTCCAAATTTTACCGGTCCTATGTaagaattctcggtcctagctcaagaacaacgGTCTTAGGTCTCGAtcttaactcaagaacatcggtccttggtctcggtcctaggtcgattttctcggtccttggtctcggtctcctcggtcggatctctcgatCCTAGACTCACAAGTCTCGGTCCTTAAGAACACaagaattcatttttttaaattagtttttttagctctgattctttgatccaagagctttgataacttcacaaagctcctaggaacatgttgatcatcatctaaaGGTATGGATCGACCTccatgatgatcaatttgttcaaaacagtttttgATCAAAAATCGAGTTTTTGATTTAAGGctgttttgaagtgaaaggagctatccaatagcttccttataacacatatacttgattggtaccaaaacaagaacactagcggttcattttgaccaattcaaaaaaaaattgattttgaccaaacatgatcgggatggatcaaacatgatctaaatggttgcccaacatcattacaatcatgttgggaagctttcttGGTTGTGATTCGATCGAATTAACCCAATAACAgcaaactgatttttttttttattttgaaaattcaaatttgagtttttgtttgttagattgATTCATCGATTC
This genomic window contains:
- the LOC124944987 gene encoding eukaryotic translation initiation factor 2A, producing MTATGPGPSPSLEILVRTPDEFSLWNRLPFSNNQPNVKTEKVPCSSTMFSEDGSKLLVVKPDSRISIQDCKTLKEIKSFEVPNLLGYTLSPCGTYLQTFQKASTPQEKNVTLWKVENGVSVYQHFQKNMNKTTWPVIRFCSDESVACRMATNEVQFFDGADFSKGIVHRLRVPGVAAVELSKSPGSHVAVYVPESKGVPASVQIFPSGNSGSQPVARRSFFRCSSIQLIWNTGSTGLLVVVQSDVDKTNQNYYGETKLNYLTTDGAHEGIVPLRKEGPVHDVQWSNSGNEFAVVYGSLPDAAATLFDKKCKPLLELGTGPYNTIRMNPKGKFLCLAGFGNLPGYMAFWDYEEKKKLLDTKAELSVTSEWSPDGLYFMTATTAPRLQVDNGIKIFHHNGSLFFKKMFDKLYQVEWKPESPDRFGEIAELVKSFESLKTEETKSQGGQASKGGSSIKKAVAATTTTVQKPAAYRPPHAKLLDAVQSELFGVGPSQEMSKTALRNKKKREKQKEKKAAEGSAP